The window CTGGGGCGCAGGATAAAGTTTATCTTTTTATCGACTGAAATCTTATACCAGGGCTTGATTCCATAATCGGCGTTTTTTGGCCTTGAAGGGTTGGATTTTTTGTGCCTGTTGACCCCGGTAAAGTAATCAAAAGTGTCTGTTATAAATATCCTTTTGTGCGTAGGGTCGGCAAGTGCTCCACGCCCGTTTTCCCTGGGGACTTTTCCCTTCAAAATACCTTCCGGCTTTAAAACCCTCCACATTTCATTCATAGCGAAGATTAAATTTTCCATATGTTCTAGGGTTTCATAGCAAGCAATCTCGTCCACACTATTGTCGGAATGTGGGAGAGGTTCTTTTTCGATATCACAAATAACATCGGTGTATTGATTGCCTTTGTCATCGACACATGGATCACGATCTATATTTATGAATCCCTCTATGCGAGTAAAACCTGAGCCGATATTTAGCTTTATCCCGCGTGAGATAGGAGACGTCATACTTTGATAATTTTCTTCTGTTTGAACTCATAATTTAGGGCATTCATAAGTTCTGAGCGGTATTGGTTTAAGTCCTGCAGTTTTTTAGCATCGGCGCGGGTATGTTTGTTCCTCTGAACTTTATCTACCAAAAAAAATATTTTTATATTGGTTACGATCAGCTCATCAACAATAGTTGCAAGGGTCTTTCTCATTTTAATTTCTTATAAAGTTTGGCGATTTCACTTATATGATACTTTTCTGATTCGGCAATTATTTTTTTTGGCCATTTATTATACTCAATGGGGTCTTTCATCTTTTTTGCTTCTTTTAATAATTCATCCAAATTATTAACAGCAATATAATAACCTTCTACGTCCCGATATCCCAATCTGCGGCTGGCGATAGTTGGAATACCAAATGACATAGCATTAACGATCTTTGTCTGATGATAGTAAGGAACATTTAGGTGATTAAAAGCTCCGATAATTTGTAAATCTATCTTTTTGTAATAATTGACAATGTTTTTTCTGGAGCTGTAATTATACAAAGGTGTGAATTTTAGTCCAATTTCCGCTAACAATTTCGCTAGCTTTTTATTGACATTGATTTCGTATCCTGACCCTGAGCCTACATAACCGCAATTGATGATCTTTTTTCTATTTCTTCTGAACTTCTCGAAATTGACATGATGGTGGGGGATGTAGGTAATTTTGTTTTTGAGAGTGCGGCGCAGATATTCTTTGTGCGGTGTGGACATAGCAATCACTTTGATTTTCGGCTTGTCTTTAATTCGCTCGGTTGCGTAGAGGTCGTCCAGCAGGTCGATATAATCGCCATCTTTCATCCTATGTAGGGCGTATGCCTTTACATAAATGCAGACATCTTTTTCGTATCCTTCGGTTGGGTTGAGTTTGGCACCCAAATATTTAGCTATTTCTTCGCCCCTAATTCGAGACGTGATCCTGCGCAAGAAAAACTTGCCGGGGCTATTATTATCGTCTAGAAAATAGGTGTGCTTGGCAAAGATCGAAATCAAACTACTTCTTTTAACCATTCGTTAAACTTACCTAAAGTTATACCTGGCCAGCCGGGTATTCTATCTGACTCTGTCCAACCCCTACGGCTTCGTTCTGAGCGAAATTCAGACGGGTCCATTCTTTGTCTGGTAAATGCCTTAGGATGACGAATGTCTACATTGCAAACCTCTGACATGTAAGTGCCATAGTGTTTCTTTTTCTGTTCTTCCGGGGGAATCCCTCTCGGGGGAGAAATACCATAACTACTATGGAAACGGTCCGTATTGACTTCAATCGCGCGTTTGATATGGGCCATTAGTGGTTCTCGCAGGGCACAAAGTTGTGAAGTGTCATTGTGAAGATATGTAACAGTTTTGCCAGTAAGTGAGCTTACGTGCCATTGGTTGCGGTTATAATAAAAATGATCTTCTTTTTCCGGGGTAAAATCAAAATGCGAAGGGTGGTAAAGAAGATCATGTTCTATTAGAAAAATAGCGTCTGTCTGGCACTGTTCCAAACCTTCGTAAATTTGTTTATACATAGAAAGAAGAGAATTTTCCAAGTCCATGACAGTGTTGATTCCAAAATCAATTGGCTTTTGGGAAATGGAGTAAATCGGGAATCCCCATTGCTCCATGCATTTGTTGAGTTGTTTCTGACAAGCTAAGAAAATATTTTCGTCAGGTTTGTTATTGGTGTAATATACTAATCCTTTAGTCATCCGGTTAGAAATAGGACGCGGACACGAAATGTATCCTGCGCTTCATAATTGTTGATTAGCCTTGATTTTCTTCTGAATATCATAGTTGTAATCATGCGTCCGCGATTTCTAACGGGACCATTGTTTTACAAACCACCATGAAGGGCATTTGTCGCTTTTGTTTACCCCTATCGTCTTATCAGTAAGATATAA of the Candidatus Curtissbacteria bacterium genome contains:
- a CDS encoding class I SAM-dependent methyltransferase, which translates into the protein MTSPISRGIKLNIGSGFTRIEGFINIDRDPCVDDKGNQYTDVICDIEKEPLPHSDNSVDEIACYETLEHMENLIFAMNEMWRVLKPEGILKGKVPRENGRGALADPTHKRIFITDTFDYFTGVNRHKKSNPSRPKNADYGIKPWYKISVDKKINFILRPRKTEQYDKRMETL
- a CDS encoding glycosyltransferase, producing the protein MVKRSSLISIFAKHTYFLDDNNSPGKFFLRRITSRIRGEEIAKYLGAKLNPTEGYEKDVCIYVKAYALHRMKDGDYIDLLDDLYATERIKDKPKIKVIAMSTPHKEYLRRTLKNKITYIPHHHVNFEKFRRNRKKIINCGYVGSGSGYEINVNKKLAKLLAEIGLKFTPLYNYSSRKNIVNYYKKIDLQIIGAFNHLNVPYYHQTKIVNAMSFGIPTIASRRLGYRDVEGYYIAVNNLDELLKEAKKMKDPIEYNKWPKKIIAESEKYHISEIAKLYKKLK